The Rattus rattus isolate New Zealand chromosome 1, Rrattus_CSIRO_v1, whole genome shotgun sequence genome includes a region encoding these proteins:
- the Znf706 gene encoding zinc finger protein 706 — protein sequence MARGQQKIQSQQKNAKKQAGQKKKQGHDQKAAAKAALIYTCTVCRTQMPDPKTFKQHFESKHPKTPLPPELADVQA from the exons ATGGCTCGTGGACAGCAGAAGATTCAGTCTCAGCAGAAAAATGCCAAAAAGCAGGCtggacaaaagaagaaacaaggacaTGACCAAAAGGCTGCTGCCAAAGCTGCCTTAATATATACCTGCACAGTCTGTAGG ACACAAATGCCTGACCCCAAGACCTTCAAGCAGCACTTTGAGAGCAAGCACCCTAAGACTCCACTTCCTCCAGAATTGGCTGATGTTCAGGCATAA